AAGAGGATTTGCAAAACCTGGGAGATTCCCCCCCTTCTCGGCTAAGCAGCACGCAAGCGGCGGACTTTGATTTCGTCGATACGCTCGCAAAAGCAGCAGGCGTCGCCTATGTCTTGGAAGGCTCGGCCATGGGAGGGGCGATCCTGGCGAAATCATTGGACGAGCGCCTGCATATCTCCGCTGACAACGGCGGCAAGTACCTCTACGGATACGGTAAGCAAACTGGCTCGCATTGGGGAGCTGTGACAAGTTGGCTTGATGCGGTGCTTACAGAAGAGAAGCAGATCGAAGAAGCGGCTGATGCCGCCGCGAGGACCTTTGCAATCTTTGGAGATCAACTCAGCGAGTTCCGCTAGTGAACGTTCAACCCCATGTAAATGTTGATCTGGATAATTGCGATCGCGAGCCGATCCATATCCCTGGGACAATACAACCGCATGGCGTGTTGCTCGCCTTCGATCCCCAATCTCTCACATTGCGATATTGGAGCCAGAACGCGGAGCAATTGCTTGAGCAAAAAGTGACTGCCGAGGCGACGCCAGATTCGCTTTTTGACCCACGCACCGCAGCTGCGATCCGCCAAATCTCACAGGAAGCGCCCGCGGTCGTTATGCCGATCGATGGCGGCGCGACAATTGGCCAGAAAGATGTCCGCCATACGGCGGCGGCGCATCTGCATGACGGGATGCTTTTGCTGGAAATCGAGATTGCGCCCTTCGACAAAATCCACAGTCGTGCAATTGCAAAACTTCCACGCCTCCTGAAGACGGCGACGCATCGAATGCAAGCCTGCCAGACGATGGAAGAATTGTATTCCGCAATCGCTTGGCAAATTAAATCATTAAGCGG
The nucleotide sequence above comes from Blastopirellula sp. J2-11. Encoded proteins:
- a CDS encoding biliverdin-producing heme oxygenase; amino-acid sequence: MKMPPNDSKVVRARDRLRSSTQQLHQQTESQLHWDQVFSSRASYQRFLLAMLRIVIPADAAIDRQLVHLKPEWVSKRRTAAWLEEDLQNLGDSPPSRLSSTQAADFDFVDTLAKAAGVAYVLEGSAMGGAILAKSLDERLHISADNGGKYLYGYGKQTGSHWGAVTSWLDAVLTEEKQIEEAADAAARTFAIFGDQLSEFR